One genomic region from Candidatus Nitrosopumilus koreensis AR1 encodes:
- the rnz gene encoding ribonuclease Z produces the protein MKLVFLGTSAAQPTENRGLSCICLEREGEILMFDAGESAQISYMKSKLGWNKKMKIFVTHLHGDHCVGILGLLQTMSMQNRTETLEIFGPSGIEEFIAANIKILNFGLSFPILINTIKDEKIFENEKFTIRTCKANHSIVAFSYLFEEKDKPGRFNVEKAKELGIPEGELWNKLQNGNEVTINEKIIKPEQVLGEKRPGIKIGISGDTMPTKELEEFFEECDYLVFDSTFLDEEKQKAQDTCHSTAKQAATLGKNAKVKNLILTHFSARYKDESNHLREAKEIHDSVITARDLLEIEIK, from the coding sequence ATGAAGCTTGTATTTCTAGGAACATCAGCTGCTCAGCCCACTGAAAACAGGGGTTTATCATGCATTTGCCTTGAGAGAGAAGGAGAAATTCTTATGTTTGATGCAGGAGAATCTGCCCAAATCTCCTACATGAAATCAAAATTAGGATGGAATAAAAAAATGAAAATTTTTGTTACTCATCTTCACGGAGATCATTGTGTAGGAATTTTAGGGTTGCTGCAAACAATGTCTATGCAAAATAGAACAGAAACATTAGAGATTTTTGGACCAAGTGGAATTGAGGAATTTATTGCTGCAAATATCAAAATTTTAAATTTTGGATTATCATTTCCTATTTTAATTAACACAATTAAAGATGAAAAAATTTTTGAAAATGAAAAATTTACAATACGAACATGTAAGGCTAATCACTCAATTGTTGCATTTTCATATTTGTTTGAAGAAAAAGACAAACCAGGAAGATTCAATGTTGAGAAAGCTAAGGAATTAGGAATACCAGAAGGGGAGTTATGGAATAAACTACAAAATGGAAATGAGGTTACAATTAATGAAAAAATAATAAAACCTGAACAGGTTCTAGGAGAAAAACGTCCAGGTATAAAAATAGGAATTTCAGGTGATACAATGCCTACAAAAGAATTAGAAGAATTTTTTGAGGAATGTGACTATCTTGTATTTGATTCTACATTTCTTGATGAAGAAAAACAAAAGGCTCAAGATACATGTCATTCAACTGCAAAACAGGCTGCAACACTAGGAAAAAATGCCAAGGTTAAGAATTTAATCTTGACACATTTTTCAGCTAGATACAAAGATGAGTCTAATCATTTGAGAGAAGCAAAAGAAATTCATGATTCAGTGATTACTGCAAGAGATCTTTTAGAAATAGAAATTAAATGA
- a CDS encoding SIR2 family NAD-dependent protein deacylase: protein MFESIKDQIKNVKKIVFVTGAGISQESGIPTFRGKDGLWRNYDAMKLATIDAFYENPRLVWEWYNERRKNIFSAHPNNGHKAIAELEKLRDVVVLTQNIDGLHQKAGSSKVLELHGSIVKIKCTVCDFIDEMMTDFSESPPLCKCGNILRPDVVWFGEALPQDVWQKAIIHANQCDLMIIAGTSLAVSPANTLPMYAKQNNALLIEINPENTEMSSEMDLIIRNTSANILPEFISLFKEN, encoded by the coding sequence ATGTTTGAGTCAATAAAAGACCAAATTAAGAATGTAAAGAAAATTGTTTTTGTTACAGGTGCTGGCATTTCACAAGAAAGCGGAATTCCTACATTTAGGGGCAAAGATGGTCTATGGAGAAACTATGATGCGATGAAATTAGCTACAATTGATGCATTTTATGAGAATCCAAGATTAGTTTGGGAATGGTATAACGAACGAAGAAAAAATATTTTTTCAGCACATCCAAATAATGGACATAAAGCAATTGCAGAACTGGAAAAATTAAGAGATGTTGTAGTTTTAACGCAAAATATTGATGGATTACATCAGAAAGCTGGTAGTAGCAAAGTTCTAGAATTACATGGAAGTATTGTAAAAATAAAATGCACTGTTTGTGATTTTATAGATGAGATGATGACAGATTTTTCTGAAAGTCCTCCTTTATGTAAATGTGGAAATATTTTAAGGCCAGATGTTGTTTGGTTTGGAGAAGCCCTACCACAAGATGTTTGGCAAAAGGCAATAATTCATGCAAATCAATGTGATTTGATGATAATTGCAGGTACATCTCTTGCAGTATCCCCTGCTAATACATTACCAATGTATGCAAAACAAAATAATGCATTGTTAATAGAAATTAATCCAGAAAATACTGAAATGTCATCAGAAATGGATCTGATCATAAGAAACACCAGTGCAAACATACTACCAGAATTTATTTCACTGTTTAAAGAAAATTAG
- a CDS encoding RNA-binding domain-containing protein — MKIPNLNCKIEMFCAINPSEDPEKTQKSISNIFPYSAIKIENFSISAESKDLTSLEKIYEAVHSKQFQKTYRRNLQKNLKNDSTWFYLNKQAAFVEKIVICDESEESPLGPIKVVLTSSKIDEIIDWFVYEM; from the coding sequence ATGAAAATTCCAAATCTAAATTGTAAAATTGAGATGTTTTGTGCAATAAATCCTTCAGAAGATCCAGAAAAAACACAAAAATCAATATCAAACATTTTTCCATACTCTGCAATCAAAATTGAAAATTTTTCAATTTCAGCAGAATCCAAAGATTTGACCTCTCTAGAAAAAATATATGAAGCAGTTCATTCAAAACAATTTCAAAAAACCTATAGGCGAAATCTACAAAAAAATCTAAAAAATGATTCAACTTGGTTTTATCTAAATAAACAAGCTGCATTTGTAGAAAAAATAGTCATTTGTGATGAATCTGAAGAATCTCCTCTTGGACCAATCAAAGTAGTACTTACTTCGTCAAAAATTGATGAAATTATTGATTGGTTTGTGTATGAGATGTAA
- a CDS encoding AAA family ATPase, producing MTKLIVCLTGMPGAGKSTIAEGLKPKGYDIINMGNAVRDEAKKRNLEPSRSNLGKLMLELREKNGPGAVAELIKPQIESSTSNVILIDGVRSNDEIEVLRKIGNVKLLAIHASTDTRFDFLQKRGRSDDPQTKEHFEERDNRELGVGISNSIALSDYAISNIGLTKDELIESAYEIIQRWVE from the coding sequence ATGACAAAACTGATTGTGTGTTTAACAGGCATGCCAGGTGCTGGAAAATCTACTATTGCTGAAGGACTAAAACCTAAAGGCTATGATATTATCAATATGGGAAATGCTGTAAGAGATGAGGCCAAAAAAAGAAACTTGGAACCATCAAGATCAAATCTTGGAAAGTTAATGCTTGAACTTAGAGAAAAAAATGGACCTGGCGCAGTAGCTGAATTGATAAAACCCCAAATTGAATCATCCACTTCTAATGTAATTTTGATTGACGGTGTTCGCTCAAATGATGAAATTGAGGTTTTAAGAAAAATTGGAAATGTAAAATTATTAGCTATTCATGCATCAACTGACACTAGATTTGATTTCTTGCAAAAGAGAGGAAGATCTGATGATCCTCAAACCAAAGAACATTTTGAAGAAAGAGATAATCGTGAATTAGGTGTTGGAATTAGCAACTCAATTGCATTATCTGATTATGCAATATCTAATATCGGATTGACAAAAGACGAACTAATAGAATCAGCATATGAAATTATCCAAAGGTGGGTAGAATGA
- the thpR gene encoding RNA 2',3'-cyclic phosphodiesterase: MRTFVAIEISNNDVKNFIKNFQSNLKINAKPIDPEQLHFTLQFLGEISEETGQRVIEALQTIMFSEFTINLKGVGAFPKPKFPRVVWIGTDEKGGRDLIELAKKVENVLKPLGLVSDKPFKPHITIFRIKKKIGDITKELNERKHMDFGMQKVFSIKLKKSELTSSGPIYSDLEEVIAVK, encoded by the coding sequence ATGCGAACTTTTGTTGCAATTGAAATTTCAAATAATGATGTAAAAAATTTTATAAAAAATTTTCAAAGTAATTTGAAAATTAATGCAAAACCAATAGATCCAGAACAATTACATTTTACACTACAATTTTTGGGTGAAATTTCAGAAGAAACGGGGCAAAGAGTGATTGAAGCACTACAAACTATCATGTTTTCTGAATTTACTATAAACTTGAAAGGCGTAGGAGCATTTCCTAAACCTAAATTTCCACGAGTGGTTTGGATCGGAACAGATGAAAAAGGAGGAAGAGATCTGATTGAGTTGGCAAAAAAAGTAGAAAACGTGTTAAAACCATTAGGATTGGTTTCAGACAAACCATTCAAGCCACACATTACAATATTTAGGATTAAAAAGAAGATCGGAGATATAACAAAAGAATTGAATGAAAGAAAACATATGGATTTTGGAATGCAGAAAGTTTTCAGTATAAAATTAAAAAAAAGTGAACTTACATCTAGTGGACCAATCTATTCCGATTTAGAGGAGGTAATTGCAGTAAAATGA